The Nostoc sp. 'Lobaria pulmonaria (5183) cyanobiont' genome window below encodes:
- a CDS encoding STM4013/SEN3800 family hydrolase, translating to MNEIVETHDILFITLDTLRYDVAKNLLIQKRTPNLEKVLRNTGWEERHSPGNFTYASHHAFFAGFLPTPVTPEIHPRLFALGFEGSTTTSNTTCVLDSSNIVNGLAAKGYHTVCIGGVGFFNKRNPLGNVIPSMFAESYWSPELGVTNPESTENQVNLARKILEQTPNNQRIFLFINISALHQPNYFYLPDAKDKIDTIESHAAALEYVDRQLAKLWNIIRERHSTFCILCSDHGTTYGEDGYTGHRLSHPVVWTVPYAEFIL from the coding sequence ATGAATGAAATAGTGGAAACTCACGATATCTTATTTATTACGCTAGATACTCTGCGCTATGACGTAGCTAAAAACTTACTTATACAAAAACGGACTCCTAATTTAGAAAAAGTTCTACGAAACACAGGTTGGGAAGAACGACATTCACCTGGAAACTTCACTTATGCTTCTCATCATGCGTTCTTTGCAGGCTTTTTACCCACACCTGTAACACCTGAAATTCACCCCCGCCTTTTTGCTTTGGGATTTGAAGGAAGTACCACTACAAGTAATACAACTTGTGTGTTAGATAGCTCAAATATTGTTAATGGATTAGCTGCAAAGGGATATCATACAGTTTGCATTGGTGGAGTTGGTTTTTTCAACAAACGCAACCCTTTAGGTAATGTAATTCCCTCAATGTTTGCTGAAAGTTATTGGAGTCCAGAATTAGGAGTTACTAACCCCGAATCTACAGAAAATCAGGTAAATCTGGCGCGAAAAATTTTAGAACAAACGCCAAATAATCAACGTATATTTTTATTTATAAATATTTCTGCCTTGCATCAACCAAATTATTTCTATCTTCCCGATGCAAAAGATAAAATCGATACCATTGAATCTCACGCCGCAGCTTTGGAATACGTCGATCGCCAATTAGCTAAACTCTGGAATATTATACGAGAAAGGCATTCTACTTTTTGCATTCTGTGTTCTGACCACGGGACAACTTATGGTGAAGATGGTTACACTGGACATCGACTCAGCCATCCTGTCGTTTGGACTGTTCCTTATGCAGAGTTTATTTTATGA
- a CDS encoding STM4012 family radical SAM protein, translating into MLTIQNLKSKIAQSPYQAYVYSYPHKTAYRPFSPPVYLPELWTQQDRQALFLYIHIPFCEMRCGFCNLFTTVSHNEDFMSQYVRTVQRQAQQMKAVLGDASFARFAIGGGTPTQLPIQHLETILDIAENTMGVKLQEIPISVEVSPETATEDKLRLLRSHAVDRVSIGVQSFIESEVLATQRRQSNTQVEAALTRIKEAGFSTLNIDLIYGLPGQTVNTWLQSIHAALRFQPEEIYLYPLYVRPLTGLGRTDKEWDDIRLACYREGRSLLLSQGYTQVSMRMFRQGEQGNNISPLSPPSPVYCCQADGMVGLGCGARSYTDTLHYSNEYAVGAKGISEILQAYIQTPDELFEYAHYGFQLDAEEQRRRYILLSLLSNEGLNLISYRQRFGSEVDTDFPEFSELLALNLAIKDEDILQLTEFGIERSDTIGAWLFSEKVQELMQGYELK; encoded by the coding sequence ATGCTGACAATTCAAAATCTCAAATCTAAAATTGCCCAGTCTCCTTATCAAGCATACGTTTATTCTTACCCTCACAAAACAGCTTATCGTCCTTTCAGCCCACCCGTATATCTCCCGGAACTTTGGACGCAGCAAGATAGACAAGCGCTATTTCTTTACATACACATACCGTTTTGTGAAATGCGTTGTGGTTTCTGTAACTTGTTTACCACAGTCAGCCACAATGAAGATTTTATGAGTCAATACGTCCGCACGGTACAGCGACAGGCGCAACAAATGAAAGCGGTGTTGGGTGATGCGTCTTTTGCTAGGTTCGCTATCGGTGGTGGAACTCCCACCCAGTTACCCATTCAGCACCTTGAAACTATTCTCGATATTGCTGAAAATACGATGGGTGTGAAATTACAAGAAATCCCCATTTCTGTGGAAGTTTCGCCAGAAACCGCTACTGAGGATAAGTTAAGGTTGTTGCGATCGCACGCCGTCGATCGTGTTAGCATTGGTGTCCAAAGTTTCATCGAGTCGGAAGTCTTAGCCACCCAGCGCCGTCAATCTAATACTCAAGTAGAAGCAGCTTTGACAAGGATAAAAGAGGCTGGATTTTCTACTTTGAATATTGACCTGATTTACGGTTTACCCGGTCAAACTGTCAATACTTGGTTGCAATCAATACACGCTGCCTTGCGCTTTCAACCAGAAGAAATCTATCTGTATCCATTATATGTACGACCGTTAACAGGTTTGGGACGAACAGATAAAGAATGGGACGATATTCGTTTAGCTTGTTACCGCGAAGGGCGATCGCTATTATTATCGCAAGGATATACGCAAGTTTCTATGCGGATGTTTCGACAAGGGGAACAAGGTAATAATATTTCTCCCTTGTCTCCCCCTTCTCCGGTCTACTGTTGTCAAGCCGACGGTATGGTTGGTTTAGGTTGTGGCGCACGTTCTTACACCGATACTTTGCACTACTCCAACGAGTATGCAGTGGGAGCAAAGGGAATCAGCGAGATTTTACAAGCATATATTCAAACACCCGATGAGTTATTTGAATACGCGCATTATGGTTTTCAACTAGATGCAGAAGAACAACGTCGGCGGTATATTCTATTATCTTTACTTTCTAATGAAGGATTAAATTTGATTAGTTATCGCCAGCGATTTGGTAGTGAAGTGGACACTGATTTCCCAGAATTTTCAGAATTACTGGCTTTGAATTTGGCGATAAAAGACGAGGATATTTTGCAGTTAACTGAATTTGGTATTGAACGTTCTGATACTATTGGCGCGTGGTTATTTTCTGAGAAAGTTCAAGAACTAATGCAAGGTTATGAGTTGAAATAG
- a CDS encoding STM4011 family radical SAM protein: protein MHFTILYRGSLISCNYGCEYCPFAKRQQTAAELAIDKQALEKFVNWISQHPQHQFSILFTPWGEALIHSWYQQALVKLTQLPNVNKAAIQTNLSCNLDWVEECNKDKLALWATFHSEWVTRDRFVAKCLNLDNKNVNFSVGVVGFPKFKTEIAALRQELPNHVYLWINAVKAELPNLSSADREFFQSIDPLYELNTKHYSSFGHSCQAGKSAISVDGDGTMCRCHFIKEPIGNIYDFQWEAALGDRLCSNQTCHCHIGYVHLEYLEMNKVFGSGILERIPKRMSKKFSPCDRSYL, encoded by the coding sequence ATGCACTTCACCATCCTCTATCGCGGTTCTCTAATTAGTTGCAACTACGGCTGTGAATATTGCCCCTTTGCAAAACGCCAACAAACAGCCGCAGAATTAGCAATTGATAAACAAGCATTAGAAAAATTTGTCAATTGGATTTCCCAACATCCTCAACATCAATTTTCAATTCTTTTTACTCCTTGGGGAGAAGCCTTAATTCATTCTTGGTATCAACAAGCTCTGGTAAAATTAACGCAATTGCCCAATGTTAATAAAGCAGCAATTCAAACTAATCTATCCTGTAATTTAGATTGGGTAGAGGAATGTAACAAAGATAAATTGGCACTTTGGGCAACTTTTCATTCAGAATGGGTGACACGCGATCGCTTTGTAGCAAAATGCCTCAATTTAGACAACAAAAATGTTAATTTTAGCGTTGGAGTTGTGGGTTTTCCCAAGTTTAAAACAGAAATAGCCGCTTTACGTCAGGAGTTACCAAACCACGTTTATTTGTGGATTAATGCTGTGAAAGCTGAACTTCCTAATTTATCATCAGCAGACCGAGAATTCTTCCAATCTATCGATCCATTATATGAATTAAATACCAAGCATTATTCCAGCTTTGGGCATTCTTGTCAGGCTGGTAAATCAGCGATTTCTGTTGATGGTGACGGTACAATGTGCCGCTGTCATTTTATTAAAGAACCAATTGGTAATATTTATGATTTTCAATGGGAAGCAGCTTTGGGGGATCGACTTTGTAGCAACCAAACTTGTCATTGTCATATTGGTTACGTTCATCTGGAATATTTAGAAATGAATAAGGTATTTGGTTCTGGTATTTTAGAAAGAATTCCTAAGAGGATGTCTAAAAAGTTTTCTCCGTGCGATCGCAGTTATTTGTAA
- a CDS encoding DUF120 domain-containing protein — translation MKILKGKVVSGLGNFSYWIEKLQEYYLRKTGMKFFPGTLNIQLDQPYHLPKNFIRLEKEEYGGTVSVSIVPCQIFGRDAFILRTDKNNTESGDHPKTIIEIACNVKLRELYNLKDNDLIELEIHDVRFSFESVPGS, via the coding sequence ATGAAAATCTTAAAAGGTAAGGTTGTCAGTGGTTTAGGAAACTTTTCTTACTGGATTGAGAAACTCCAAGAATATTACTTGAGAAAAACGGGGATGAAATTTTTTCCTGGAACTTTAAATATTCAGTTAGATCAACCTTACCATCTTCCGAAAAATTTCATACGTCTGGAAAAGGAAGAATATGGAGGGACTGTTTCTGTGAGCATTGTTCCCTGTCAGATATTTGGCAGAGATGCTTTCATCTTAAGAACAGACAAAAATAATACTGAAAGTGGAGATCATCCGAAAACAATTATTGAGATAGCTTGCAATGTGAAACTTCGGGAGCTATATAACCTTAAAGATAATGATTTGATTGAACTTGAGATTCACGATGTTAGATTTAGTTTTGAAAGTGTGCCAGGAAGTTGA
- a CDS encoding TetR/AcrR family transcriptional regulator: protein MHKTIRSSTLTRTRLIEAALQVFASLGVQGATTREIARVAGVNEVTLFRHFASKEQLLGAVMKNALALQTEALAHSEAWTQDLKIDLKQYADLYNTMLETQEDLIRTFIGEAKRHPEAAKQVIQEAAKPLAKKLVAYLQSSQKRGTVRADLDPFPVVDMFTGMLLAGMLCRSAKFNQGSYSCEDYIETCVDIFVRGISTTPL from the coding sequence ATGCATAAAACCATCCGTTCATCAACTCTCACCCGTACACGTTTGATAGAAGCCGCCTTACAGGTATTTGCCAGTTTAGGTGTTCAAGGAGCAACTACCCGTGAAATAGCTCGTGTTGCTGGTGTGAATGAGGTGACTTTATTTCGCCACTTTGCTAGCAAAGAACAACTTCTGGGAGCAGTAATGAAAAATGCCTTGGCACTCCAGACAGAAGCCCTTGCACACTCCGAAGCGTGGACACAGGATCTAAAAATTGATTTAAAACAGTATGCCGATCTTTACAATACTATGCTAGAGACACAGGAGGACTTAATTCGTACCTTCATTGGAGAAGCCAAACGTCATCCAGAGGCAGCGAAACAAGTGATTCAAGAAGCTGCCAAGCCCTTAGCAAAAAAACTGGTAGCTTACCTGCAATCGAGTCAGAAACGAGGCACCGTCAGAGCAGACCTCGATCCATTTCCGGTTGTCGATATGTTTACAGGAATGCTATTGGCTGGAATGCTATGCCGCAGTGCAAAATTCAATCAAGGCAGCTATAGCTGTGAGGACTATATCGAAACCTGTGTAGATATTTTTGTGCGCGGTATCAGTACCACTCCCCTCTAA
- a CDS encoding GNAT family N-acetyltransferase, which yields MNAKEISLRPAQETDAWVLSAIHIAAIKALPATFYTQKELLAWRNYRDKPNGSNILKSMKAESFWVAIEGDVVIGFARFIVDELIGLYVHPKYQGKGIGRTLVQHFCDEATEQGIDKVITTASLYAEGFYLRLGFTAIQKAPHYLRSGIVVPVTKMSKTLATAPKSI from the coding sequence ATGAACGCTAAGGAAATATCTCTTCGACCTGCCCAAGAAACAGATGCGTGGGTGCTGAGTGCAATTCATATTGCTGCCATCAAAGCTCTGCCTGCAACTTTCTACACCCAAAAAGAACTTTTAGCTTGGCGCAATTACCGCGACAAACCTAATGGGTCAAATATCTTGAAGAGTATGAAAGCAGAATCTTTCTGGGTTGCGATCGAGGGAGATGTTGTTATAGGTTTTGCTCGTTTCATTGTTGATGAACTAATCGGGTTGTATGTCCATCCTAAATATCAAGGTAAAGGGATTGGCCGTACTTTAGTTCAACATTTTTGCGATGAAGCAACTGAGCAAGGTATAGATAAGGTAATTACAACCGCTAGCCTTTATGCTGAAGGGTTTTATTTACGATTAGGATTTACTGCCATCCAAAAAGCACCTCATTATTTAAGAAGTGGGATAGTTGTTCCAGTTACTAAAATGAGTAAAACATTAGCTACTGCACCTAAATCAATTTGA
- a CDS encoding DJ-1/PfpI family protein, translating into MTVTEQISSLSIGIVLFPDVTQLDFTGPYEVFAKLPKVQLYLLAETLEPIRSDCGLTFLPDTTFAQAPALDVLFVPGGPGINAKMEDEKFLGFLKTQGKQARYVTAVCTGSLLLAAAGLLQGYCATTHWLSLDLLEMLGVKTVAQRVVIDRNRITGGGVTAGIDFGLVLAAELFGEALAQAIQLGIEYNPQPPFNSGSPQTAPAAVLARVIDASHNVQEIRRQIVQRVVTQLQTANK; encoded by the coding sequence ATGACTGTTACAGAACAAATTTCTTCTCTATCGATTGGAATAGTATTGTTCCCAGATGTAACGCAGTTAGATTTTACGGGCCCCTACGAAGTCTTTGCCAAATTGCCAAAGGTGCAATTATATCTGCTGGCGGAAACACTCGAACCAATTCGGAGCGATTGCGGCCTCACTTTTCTACCTGACACAACCTTTGCTCAAGCCCCAGCCTTAGATGTATTATTTGTGCCAGGAGGCCCAGGTATCAATGCCAAAATGGAAGATGAAAAGTTCCTCGGCTTTCTCAAAACCCAAGGGAAACAAGCTCGCTATGTTACGGCTGTCTGCACTGGTTCGCTGCTGCTGGCGGCGGCGGGTTTACTTCAGGGTTATTGCGCCACTACTCACTGGCTATCGTTGGATTTACTTGAGATGTTAGGAGTGAAGACAGTTGCTCAAAGAGTTGTCATCGATCGCAATCGAATTACAGGCGGTGGTGTGACAGCTGGCATTGATTTTGGGCTGGTTCTAGCTGCTGAGTTATTTGGGGAAGCGCTCGCCCAAGCAATTCAACTAGGGATTGAATACAATCCTCAACCACCCTTTAACAGTGGTTCTCCCCAAACTGCCCCTGCGGCAGTACTTGCTCGCGTTATAGATGCAAGTCACAATGTTCAGGAAATCAGACGGCAAATTGTCCAGCGAGTTGTGACTCAATTGCAAACTGCTAATAAATAG
- a CDS encoding beta-lactamase hydrolase domain-containing protein, with amino-acid sequence MINAIQINENLTTTGQIIPKQLEQAIQEGFKSVLNLRSPDELGFSKDEQKVAEALGLYYQNVPLKVDLKNLNEEVITKILTILEQIPKPAVVHCAAGMRSTGIALLSIAIQEGLTPEETLAKAKNLGFGFFEHAGVSPRLKQLFVDYVNKHAKIAIPASCS; translated from the coding sequence GTGATCAACGCCATACAAATTAACGAAAACTTGACAACAACAGGACAAATCATACCGAAACAGCTTGAGCAAGCTATTCAAGAGGGTTTTAAGTCCGTTCTCAATTTGCGATCGCCTGATGAACTAGGATTTTCCAAAGATGAGCAAAAAGTAGCGGAAGCATTGGGGCTGTATTATCAAAATGTTCCACTCAAGGTGGATCTAAAAAATTTGAATGAAGAGGTGATAACCAAAATCCTCACGATACTCGAACAAATCCCGAAACCAGCGGTTGTACATTGTGCCGCCGGGATGCGATCGACTGGAATTGCGCTGTTGAGTATCGCTATCCAGGAAGGATTAACACCAGAGGAAACCTTAGCAAAAGCGAAGAATCTCGGCTTTGGATTCTTTGAACACGCTGGCGTTAGTCCCCGATTGAAGCAATTATTTGTGGACTACGTTAACAAACACGCAAAAATAGCTATACCTGCTAGCTGCTCTTAA